One Leptospiraceae bacterium genomic window carries:
- a CDS encoding S1 RNA-binding domain-containing protein yields MANKNDFAALLEESFKKRKSLEPGAKYNARVSTVKNDYTFIQTEQDNIRGIISNAEFLEEGTELVPGNFYSVYFLRENHGDYYFTTALTGDDITLDNLEIAHENEIPVLGQVGQETAAGFEVKIGEYTGFCPYSQIDSELKNQGVQGKKLKFMVNDLSMKNKKIVLSQKKISDKERDLKREILKGELKEGSYVTCKIKSIHNFGLIVDMNGIDALVPASEASFKKNIDLNKEFQIGATVRGKVLSMDWKENKVSISLKDSSNDPWSTNVPFKEGDIVKATVESIKQFGVFVRLNDHFHALLPNKETGYPARTALANHFKPGDELDVFVTEVNPAKKQIAVSLAKAKDAKDRMDFESYVSENKTSSESSFGLLLKKSLKK; encoded by the coding sequence ATGGCGAATAAGAACGATTTTGCAGCACTACTCGAAGAAAGTTTCAAAAAAAGAAAAAGTCTTGAACCGGGAGCAAAATACAATGCTCGTGTTTCAACGGTTAAGAATGATTATACTTTCATTCAGACAGAGCAAGACAATATCAGAGGAATTATTTCCAATGCAGAATTTTTAGAAGAGGGAACAGAACTTGTTCCCGGTAATTTTTACTCCGTATATTTTCTTCGCGAAAATCACGGAGACTACTACTTCACTACTGCATTGACAGGAGATGATATCACACTCGATAATCTTGAAATAGCACATGAAAATGAAATCCCGGTGTTAGGACAAGTAGGTCAAGAGACTGCTGCTGGCTTTGAAGTAAAGATCGGAGAGTATACTGGATTTTGTCCTTATTCGCAAATAGACTCAGAACTAAAAAACCAAGGTGTGCAAGGGAAAAAATTAAAATTCATGGTAAACGATCTTTCCATGAAAAACAAAAAGATTGTTCTCTCCCAAAAGAAAATTTCAGATAAAGAAAGAGATTTAAAAAGAGAAATTCTAAAAGGCGAATTAAAAGAAGGCTCTTACGTTACTTGCAAAATAAAATCCATTCACAACTTCGGTCTAATCGTAGACATGAATGGAATCGATGCGTTAGTTCCAGCAAGTGAAGCAAGCTTCAAGAAAAACATAGACCTAAACAAAGAATTTCAAATTGGCGCAACGGTTCGCGGAAAAGTTCTAAGCATGGACTGGAAAGAAAACAAAGTTTCCATTTCTCTCAAAGACTCTTCCAATGACCCTTGGTCAACTAACGTTCCATTTAAGGAAGGAGACATTGTCAAAGCGACTGTTGAATCCATCAAACAGTTTGGTGTTTTCGTGAGATTAAACGATCACTTTCATGCGTTACTCCCAAACAAAGAAACTGGTTACCCTGCGAGAACTGCACTTGCTAATCACTTCAAACCAGGTGATGAGTTAGATGTATTTGTCACCGAAGTCAATCCTGCGAAGAAGCAAATCGCTGTTTCTCTCGCAAAAGCAAAAGATGCAAAAGATCGCATGGACTTCGAAAGCTACGTCTCAGAAAACAAAACATCCAGTGAATCGAGCTTTGGACTCCTATTAAAGAAGTCTTTGAAGAAATAA
- a CDS encoding tRNA (cytidine(34)-2'-O)-methyltransferase gives MLNIALYRPEIPPNTGNIARLCVGIQAKLHIVGKPSFDMSEKAVRRAGLDYWEHLLLCQHADWDAFMATIPDLSRVFLVTKFGKTLYSQQNYEENDYFVFGRETSGLPEEIRNQFPDSNQIHIPMRPECRSLNLSNAVAIVSYEAVRQLNQQSAKNV, from the coding sequence ATGCTAAATATCGCCCTTTATCGTCCTGAGATTCCACCAAACACTGGTAATATCGCTCGATTGTGCGTTGGGATTCAGGCGAAGTTACATATCGTAGGAAAGCCATCCTTTGACATGTCCGAGAAAGCTGTGCGTCGAGCGGGCTTAGATTACTGGGAACACCTTTTATTGTGCCAGCACGCAGATTGGGACGCATTTATGGCGACTATTCCTGATCTATCAAGAGTCTTTTTAGTCACAAAATTCGGAAAGACCCTGTATTCTCAGCAAAACTACGAGGAAAATGATTACTTTGTGTTCGGTCGAGAGACTAGCGGCTTACCAGAAGAAATTAGAAATCAATTTCCCGATTCAAATCAAATTCATATACCAATGAGACCAGAATGCAGAAGTTTGAATTTAAGTAATGCGGTTGCTATTGTATCGTATGAGGCTGTCCGACAATTGAATCAGCAGTCAGCAAAAAATGTTTAA
- a CDS encoding ATP-binding protein gives MALEITDILLEKLLSDILADGLTGTIKDYCAWISLEGILKYNEELQVDEISVKNILDSFKAKGYANEGKFDKAEYCISPIALPRRTDFLADSYSVYGEAKFSPIQYVRSRQEHFLEYNYVGEEDIMDISIATIEAIENAVKYGDGNIVHIDYLIDSSRTLKLNIINNIKEFDLTNEIERGKYSSN, from the coding sequence ATGGCATTAGAAATAACAGACATACTTTTGGAGAAGCTTTTAAGCGATATTCTTGCAGACGGGCTTACCGGAACAATTAAAGACTATTGTGCATGGATTTCATTGGAAGGAATTCTAAAATACAACGAAGAACTACAAGTAGACGAAATCTCTGTAAAAAATATTTTGGACTCGTTTAAAGCAAAAGGTTACGCCAATGAAGGAAAATTCGATAAAGCAGAATATTGTATTTCGCCTATCGCATTACCAAGACGAACAGACTTCTTAGCTGATAGTTATTCAGTTTACGGCGAAGCAAAGTTTTCTCCTATTCAATATGTCAGAAGCAGACAAGAGCATTTTCTAGAATACAATTACGTTGGAGAAGAAGACATCATGGATATTTCGATTGCTACTATCGAAGCAATTGAAAATGCAGTGAAATACGGCGATGGAAACATTGTTCATATTGACTACCTAATCGATAGTAGCCGCACTTTAAAACTAAACATCATCAACAACATCAAAGAATTTGACTTAACCAATGAAATCGAAAGAGGCAAATACTCATCTAACA